The Pseudooceanicola aestuarii genomic sequence TGCCCGACCTGGCGCGCGCCTTTGCCCTGTTGCTGGAAACGCCAGAGGCGCTGGCCCCGTTCGAGCGGGTGCAGTTCCGGGGCCTCTACGACGCCGAAGGCACCGCGATGATCGACGCGCTGCAACAGGCCTGTGGGCATCGCTTGCCGGTGCGCCGGTTTCCCTGGTGGGCACTGCGCCTGCTGGCGCCGCTGGGCGGGTTCCTGCGCGAGGCGGCCGAGATCACGCCCTATTGGTCCCATCCCGTGGAGCTGGACAACAGCCGGCTGGAGCGGCTGATCGGCCCGGAACCCGCGACACCGCTGACAGAGGCGGTGCGCGCCACGTTGCAGGATTTCGGCTGCCTGGATGCTGCTCCAGCGCTACGCCCCGCCAGTTCTTGAGGAGGGTGCTTGGAGGCGGGTTGCCTGAAGGTTGGCGGGGCCTGATGGAGGGCTGCCGGAGGGTGCGCCCCGGCCTGCGCCTCACCGGGAGGTCGGGAGGTCGCGATGTCCGAAGCCGGGGAGACGGGCTGCCCGGCCTACCCGCCGACGCGTTTCAGGAACCGTTGCAGGCGGGGATCGCGGGGGGCGTCGAAGATCTGGGAGGGGGGGCCTTCTTCGACAATGCGGCCACCATCCATGAAGACGATGCGATCCGCGATCTCGCGGGCGAATTGCATCTCGTGGGTGACGATCAGCATGGTCTGGCGCTTCTCCGCCACGCGGCGCATGAGGTCCAGCACCTCCCCCACCCATTCGGGGTCCAGCGCCGATGTCGGCTCGTCGAACAGCATCAGATCGGCCTCCAGCGCCATGGCGCGGCCAATGCCGACGCGCTGTTGCTGTCCACCGGACAGCGCCGCGGGGTAGCTGTTCGCCTTTTCCGCCAGGCCGGTTTCGGTCAGGATCTCGCGCGCGCGGGCGGCGGCCTGATCGCGGGATTGGCCTTGGACGGTGACCAGCGCCTCCATGATGTTTTCCTGCGCGGTCTTGTTGGCGAACAGCGCGTAGTTCTGGAACACGAAGGCGGTGCGTCGCCGCAGCGCCAGGATATCGGCGCGGCTGGCGCGGGCGGCATCCACGGTCAGATCGCCGATGGTGATCCGCCCTTCCTGCGGACGATCCAGGAAATTCAGGCTGCGCAGCAGCGTCGATTTCCCGGTGCCCGAGGGGCCGATGATCACCACCCGCTCCCCTTCGGCGATGGACAGGTCGATGCCGTTCAGCACCGGCGCGCCGTCGAAACGCTTGGTCAGGGCCTGGATGTCGATCATCGTGCGAATGCCTTGTTCAGATGGATTTCCAGCCGCTGCTGCGCCTGATTCAGAACCTCCACGATCACCCAGTAGATGACCGCGACGACCAGATAGGCCTCGAAGAACAGGAAGCTGCCCGCCGCCTCTTTCTGGGCGGCGCCCATCATTTCCGTCACGCCAAGGGTGAAGGCGAGGGAGGTGCCCTTGATCATGTCGATGAAGTAATTGACCAGTGTCGGCGCGGCGATGCGCGTGGCCTGCGGCAGAATGATCCGCAGCATCATCTGGCCCTGGGTCATTCCGATGGACTGGGCGGCCTCCCACTGGCTGCGGTCCACGCCGGCAATGGCGGCGCGTATGCTTTCGGCCATGTAGGCGGCGAAATGCAACGTCAGACCCATGATTGCGGCGGTCACCCCGTTGATCCCGGCCAGGAAGGGCAAGACCTGTGGCAGCCCATAGTAGAACAGGAACAGCTGCACCAGCAACGGCGTGCCCCGGAAGAAGCTGATGAACAGCACCACCAGCGGGTCCAGAACGGGCACCTTTATCACCCGTTCCACTGCCAGCAACGAGGCAAGGACAAGGGCCGCCACCATCCCGGCGGCGGCCATCAGAAGGGTCAGTGGCAGATAACCCAGCAGAACGGGCACCAGCCCCAGCATGTAGTCGAGGTCAAGCGCCCGCATCTGTCAGGTCACTCCGCCGTCGTGATGTCGCTGTCGAACCATTTCTGCGAGATTTCGGCCAGGGTGCCGTCTTCGCGCAGGGTGGTCAGCGCCGCGTCCACGCGGTCGCGCAGAGCCCGGCCTTCGGCATCGTCGCGGAAGGGCAGGGCGTTGCGGATTTCCGAAAACGGTTTGCCCGCAAGTTGCAGCGGCAGGGGGCTTTCCTGGATCAACTGGGCGGAGGACACGCGGTCCATCACGAAGGCATCGACACGTCCCAGGGCGGTATCCTGGGCGATGTTGGATTCGTAGGTCTTCACAGTGACCTCATCGGCGAAGGGCAGATCGTTCAGCAGCGTCTCGAAGTTGGAGCCGAGGTTCACCGCCACGGTCTTGCCGCGCAGGTCATCGACGCCGGTGATGCTGTCGTTGCCCTTCTTCACCACGACCTGCGCGCCGTCGATCACATAGGGTTGGGAGAATGCGAATTTGGCCTCCCGCTCGGGTGTGATGGTGATCTGGTTGGCGATGGTGTCGATGCGCCCCGCTTCGAGAGACCCGACAAGGCCGGAGAAGGACATCGTTTCATATTGGATGGTCAAACCGGCCTCTTCACCCACGGCATCCATGACGTCCACTTCGAACCCTTGCAGCACATCCTGGCGGACGAAGGTAAAGGGGAAGTAGCCCCCGGACATGCCCACGCGCAGGGTGTCGGTATCCTGGGCCGTGGCGGAGCCGCCCAGGCTGACGGCGAAGGTGGCGCCAAGTGCGGCGGCGGCGGCGATGGTCTTGATCATGGCAATCACTCCTGATGCGTTTGACGCCTGACATGTCCCCGAATCCGACGCGGTTCAATGCACCCGGAAAATGGAGAACAACCCGCCGTGCAGGGGGCGCTCGGCCGGGGGGTTGGTCCGTGTGGCGGCGTCCGGCGGGGACACCTGTTCCGGAGTGAACGGCGCAGGGGAAAAACTGTTCCGCCCTGCCACCCCGTGCGGGCGGGGGGCAAGGCGGATATGCGCGGAGCGCAGGCCCGAAACCGGGCCCGCACGGGCGCATCAGGGGGCAAAGGCCGCGGGAATCGCGTCGCCCTGCGCATCGAACAGCATCAGGTCGGCGGGGGCGATGCCCATATCCAGCCGGGTGCCGGGGGCCAGGGCGTGCTGGCCGGGCAGGCGGGCGGTGATCGTGTGTCCGGCTGATCCGTCCTGCGCACCCTGCGAGTCCAGGTCCACCAGCGTCTCGGCGCCCAGCGCTTCGACGAAGCGCACGCCCCCGGCCAGCCGGATCGTGCCCGCTGCGTCCTGCGACAGGCGCAGGCTCTCCGGGCGCAGGCCGAGCGTGACCTGCCCCGCCGGGACGCGGGCGTTGAGTGGAACGGAGAGTGCCCCGCCGACAAAGCGCGCGGTGCCGGCGTCATGCACGCAATGCCCGTCGATGAAATTCGTCGGCGGAGAGCCGAGGAAGGAGGCGACGAAGCGCGAATTGGGGTTGCGGTAAAGCTCCATGGGGGCGCCCTGCTGGCGGATGCGCCCGCCCTCCATCACCACGATGCGATCGGCCATGGTCATCGCCTCCACCTGGTCGTGGGTGACGTAGACGGTGGTGGTTCCCAGATCCTGCTGAAGCTTGCGGATCTCCACCCGCGCGGAATGGCGCAGCTTTGCATCCAGGTTGCTGAGGGGTTCGTCAAACAGGAATGCCTGCGGATCGCGGATGATCGCGCGCGCCACGGCGACGCGCTGGCGTTGCCCGCCGGACAGGGCGCGGGGCTTGCGCTCCAGCAGGTGGTCGATGCCCAGCATGGCGGCGGCGCGCTGCACCCGCTCCGCGATCTCCGCCCGTGGGAGCCGTTTCAACGACAGCGCAAAGGAGATGTTCTCGGCCACGCTCATATGCGGATAGAGCGCGTAGGACTGAAATACCATCGCCAGCGACCGGGCCTTGGACGGAAGGTCGGTGATGTCGCGCCCGCCCAGGTGAATGCGCCCCTCCGTCGGCTGTTCCAGCCCGGCCAGCATGCGCAGGCTGGTTGTCTTGCCGCAGCCCGAAGGCCCGACCAGCACGACGAATTCGCCATCCTCGATCCGCAGGTCGAAATCATCCACGGCGCGGGCGGTGTCGAACTGTTTGCCCACATGTTCAAAAGTGATGGAAGCCATGGGCTATCCTTTCAGGCCAGAGGAAACGAAGGTGTCCATCACCTGTCGTTGAAAGAACGCGAAGACGGCGATGGCTGGCAGGCTGGCCACGATGATCCCGGCCATCAGCGCGCCGTAATCGTCCATGTCCTCCTGAAGGAATTCGCGCAGGCCGATCTGGATGGTGCGCGACTGGGTGCTTTCGGTGACGAGCAGGGGCCAGAAATATTCGTTCCAGCTGTCGATGAAGATGATGATGGTCAGCGCGGCCAGCGCCGGACCCAGGTTCGGCACGATCACCCGCCACAGGGTCGTCCAATGCCCGGCGCCGTCCATCTGTGCCGCGTCGATCAGCTCGTCCGGGAAGGACATCATGTGCTGGCGCAACAGGAAGATGGCGATGGGCGTCGCCAGGTTGGGCACGATCAGCGCCCACCAGGTGTCGAACCAGCCCAGCTGCGCCATCATGATGTAGATCGGCAGCATGGTCAGCACCTGCGGGATCATCATCGCGCCCAGTACCAGGCCGAACAGGATCTCGCGGCCCGGAAACCGGAACCGCGCAAAGGCATAGGCGGCCAGCACCCCCAGCACCAGCTGCCCCAGCACCCGCAGGACCGTGGTGCCGGTGGAATTCCAGATGTACCAGCCAAAAGCCGTCTTATCGAACAGGCGGGCGAAATTCTCCCAGGTCGGGGCCTGTGGCATCAGGGCGCCGGCGTAGATCTCGTTCATCGGCTTGAACGCGGTGGTGACGACGATCAGCATCGGGAACAGGATGGAGAGGCAGATCGCCAGCAGGACGATATGTCCGGTCACGCGCACGGGTCGGGACAGCTGCATCACGGGCTCCTATTGCTGATATTGCGCGCGCCGGTCGAGCACACGGAACTGAAGGAAGGCCATGACCATCAGGAAGGCGAACAGGATCATCGTCCCCGCCGCGCCGCCGCCCACGTCGAAGGTGACGAAACTGTACTGGTAGATCATGTAGAACAGGTTGGTCGTGGAATTGGAGGGCCCGCCCTCGGTCATCAGGTCGATGGGTGTGAACACCTGCTGCATGGTGAAGATCACGGTGGAGATCGCGACAAAGGTCAGCGTCGGCGTCAGCAGAGGCCAGATCAGCCGGCGAAAGATCGTGATGTCCCCCGCGCCGTCCATGCGCATCGCCTCGATATATTCGCGGTTGATGCTGGCCAGCCCGGCCAGGTAGATCAGCACGTTGAAGCCCAGCACCTTCCAGGTGGAGATGCCGATGATCACCCAGATCGCGGCGTCGGGATCGGCCAGGTAGTTGGGAAAGCGCATTCCCATCTCGGCAAAGATCACCTTGGCGTAGCCGAAGATCGGGTTGAGGATCCACAGGAAGGCAATACCCACCACGACAAAGCTGATCAGCGTCGGCAGGAACAGCACCGCCCGATACATATGTCCGCGCGTGCCCATCCCCCACAGGAAGACGGCGACCGGGATCGGCAGCAGCACCTTCAGCGGGATGGAGGCGAGGATGTAGATGAAGGTATTTGTCAGCGCCGCCTGAAACAGGGTCGAACCCGTCACGCGGCCGTAATTCTCCAGCCCGACGAATTCGGGCTGCTGTCCGGGGTTCAGGTTCCAGTCCACCATCGACAAATAGGCGGTCTGCAACAGCGGCCAGTAGGTGAACAGGCCCAACAGCACCAGCGTCGGCGCCAGGTAGAGCCAGGGAACCGCCGCGGCCCCCACCGCCCGCCGGCGCCTGCGGCCAGCGGGGGCATGGGGGCGCGGTGTGGGCGATGCGGGCGCGCGGCGCACCGGCGCGGCCCCGATGGGGGTCGCGCCGGCGGCGGCGGTCATGTCGGACCGCTGCAGGGTCACTTGTTCGCGGCCAATGCGGCGTTCACGCGGGCCACGGCCTCGGGAACGATTTCGGCGGCGGGACGCTTGGCGGCCCAAAGCTCGTCCAGCATGGCGCGGATCTCGGTCTGCGCTTCCAGCGTGCCCTTGGCCGGCCAGACATTCGTCGGCACGGTCTGGGACATCTGGTCGATCACCGGCACGACAAAGGGGAAGCCTTCGACATATTCCTGCATCGCGGGATCGGCCAGCGGGTCCTGGATGACGGGCATGTAGCCCGAGGCGCGGGACCACCGGTTTGCGATCTCCTTCTGCGAGATGAAGCGCAGCAAGGCCATGGAAGCCGCCTGTTTGTCGGCGTCCTGGGAATACAGCATCAGCGCGGCGCCGGAATTGTTCACCCGGCGCGGGCTGTCGCCGAACAGAGGGTAGTTGGCCACACCCAGTTCGAACTTGTCTTCCGATGCAGCGACGGCGGCCCGCAGCGCAGCGGAGGAGGTGATGTACATCCCCATCTGGCCACCCATGAACGCACCGCTCCAGCTGCGGTCGGTTGCGATGGGCATCATGCCGTTGACGGCCATGTCCTGCCAGTTCTGCAGGGCGGCGATGCCTTCGGGGCTGTCGAACTGGGCTTCGGTTCCGTCGGCGTTCAGGTAGGTGGCGCCGGCGTTGGTGACCATGACCATGGTGCCGTAATCGCCCATGGAGGCATGAAGATGCGCGCCGCCCGGCTTGCCCGTCTTCTCGGTGATGGTCTTGCCGGCTTCCAGGAATTCGGCCCAGGTGGCGGGGGGCATCTCGGGGTCCAGCCCGGCCTCGGCAAAGATGTCCTTGTTGTAGTACATCATCGGCGTGCCATAGGCATGGGGGATGGCGTAGATCGCCTCGCCGTCGCGGCCCAGATCCAGGAAGTTCGGCAGGTAGCCGTCCAGCCAGGCGGTGTCGCCGTCGGAGGCCGCGACCATGTCGACCGCGTTGGTGTTGTTCAGGAAGTAGACGATGTTCTTGCCGATCACCGTGGCCACGTCCACCGGACGCCCGGCGGCCAGCGCGGCCTGGACCTCGGCGGTGATCTGTTGTGACTGGGCAAAGATGTCCTTGACGGTGATGCCGTCATTGGCGGCTTCGAAATCGTCGAGAATGGTGCGCAGCGCCTCGTAATTGCCGCCCGACTGGTAGTGGTAGAACGTGATTTCGGTCTCGGCGGCGGCGAATGTCGTGGCGCCCAAGCTGGAGGCGACGGCAAGGCCGGCGGTCAACGTGGCGGACTTCAGGGATTGGAAAAGCATCTGGTGTCTCCGGTTGGATGCAGAAGGCAGCCGCAGTTCGACCACCACTTGATCACGGTTTTCCAACGGGTCCGTAACGCTTTGATGAAGACTGAACGAATATTCATTCCGTCGCAAAAATGTCATGAAATCATGTGATTACCGCCGAAGCAGAACAAGTGCCAACTGTCCGGG encodes the following:
- a CDS encoding amino acid ABC transporter ATP-binding protein, giving the protein MIDIQALTKRFDGAPVLNGIDLSIAEGERVVIIGPSGTGKSTLLRSLNFLDRPQEGRITIGDLTVDAARASRADILALRRRTAFVFQNYALFANKTAQENIMEALVTVQGQSRDQAAARAREILTETGLAEKANSYPAALSGGQQQRVGIGRAMALEADLMLFDEPTSALDPEWVGEVLDLMRRVAEKRQTMLIVTHEMQFAREIADRIVFMDGGRIVEEGPPSQIFDAPRDPRLQRFLKRVGG
- a CDS encoding amino acid ABC transporter permease, which translates into the protein MRALDLDYMLGLVPVLLGYLPLTLLMAAAGMVAALVLASLLAVERVIKVPVLDPLVVLFISFFRGTPLLVQLFLFYYGLPQVLPFLAGINGVTAAIMGLTLHFAAYMAESIRAAIAGVDRSQWEAAQSIGMTQGQMMLRIILPQATRIAAPTLVNYFIDMIKGTSLAFTLGVTEMMGAAQKEAAGSFLFFEAYLVVAVIYWVIVEVLNQAQQRLEIHLNKAFAR
- a CDS encoding amino acid ABC transporter substrate-binding protein; its protein translation is MIKTIAAAAALGATFAVSLGGSATAQDTDTLRVGMSGGYFPFTFVRQDVLQGFEVDVMDAVGEEAGLTIQYETMSFSGLVGSLEAGRIDTIANQITITPEREAKFAFSQPYVIDGAQVVVKKGNDSITGVDDLRGKTVAVNLGSNFETLLNDLPFADEVTVKTYESNIAQDTALGRVDAFVMDRVSSAQLIQESPLPLQLAGKPFSEIRNALPFRDDAEGRALRDRVDAALTTLREDGTLAEISQKWFDSDITTAE
- a CDS encoding ABC transporter ATP-binding protein — encoded protein: MASITFEHVGKQFDTARAVDDFDLRIEDGEFVVLVGPSGCGKTTSLRMLAGLEQPTEGRIHLGGRDITDLPSKARSLAMVFQSYALYPHMSVAENISFALSLKRLPRAEIAERVQRAAAMLGIDHLLERKPRALSGGQRQRVAVARAIIRDPQAFLFDEPLSNLDAKLRHSARVEIRKLQQDLGTTTVYVTHDQVEAMTMADRIVVMEGGRIRQQGAPMELYRNPNSRFVASFLGSPPTNFIDGHCVHDAGTARFVGGALSVPLNARVPAGQVTLGLRPESLRLSQDAAGTIRLAGGVRFVEALGAETLVDLDSQGAQDGSAGHTITARLPGQHALAPGTRLDMGIAPADLMLFDAQGDAIPAAFAP
- a CDS encoding carbohydrate ABC transporter permease, with product MQLSRPVRVTGHIVLLAICLSILFPMLIVVTTAFKPMNEIYAGALMPQAPTWENFARLFDKTAFGWYIWNSTGTTVLRVLGQLVLGVLAAYAFARFRFPGREILFGLVLGAMMIPQVLTMLPIYIMMAQLGWFDTWWALIVPNLATPIAIFLLRQHMMSFPDELIDAAQMDGAGHWTTLWRVIVPNLGPALAALTIIIFIDSWNEYFWPLLVTESTQSRTIQIGLREFLQEDMDDYGALMAGIIVASLPAIAVFAFFQRQVMDTFVSSGLKG
- a CDS encoding carbohydrate ABC transporter permease, with product MTAAAGATPIGAAPVRRAPASPTPRPHAPAGRRRRRAVGAAAVPWLYLAPTLVLLGLFTYWPLLQTAYLSMVDWNLNPGQQPEFVGLENYGRVTGSTLFQAALTNTFIYILASIPLKVLLPIPVAVFLWGMGTRGHMYRAVLFLPTLISFVVVGIAFLWILNPIFGYAKVIFAEMGMRFPNYLADPDAAIWVIIGISTWKVLGFNVLIYLAGLASINREYIEAMRMDGAGDITIFRRLIWPLLTPTLTFVAISTVIFTMQQVFTPIDLMTEGGPSNSTTNLFYMIYQYSFVTFDVGGGAAGTMILFAFLMVMAFLQFRVLDRRAQYQQ
- a CDS encoding ABC transporter substrate-binding protein, encoding MLFQSLKSATLTAGLAVASSLGATTFAAAETEITFYHYQSGGNYEALRTILDDFEAANDGITVKDIFAQSQQITAEVQAALAAGRPVDVATVIGKNIVYFLNNTNAVDMVAASDGDTAWLDGYLPNFLDLGRDGEAIYAIPHAYGTPMMYYNKDIFAEAGLDPEMPPATWAEFLEAGKTITEKTGKPGGAHLHASMGDYGTMVMVTNAGATYLNADGTEAQFDSPEGIAALQNWQDMAVNGMMPIATDRSWSGAFMGGQMGMYITSSAALRAAVAASEDKFELGVANYPLFGDSPRRVNNSGAALMLYSQDADKQAASMALLRFISQKEIANRWSRASGYMPVIQDPLADPAMQEYVEGFPFVVPVIDQMSQTVPTNVWPAKGTLEAQTEIRAMLDELWAAKRPAAEIVPEAVARVNAALAANK